From Myxococcales bacterium, the proteins below share one genomic window:
- a CDS encoding NAD-dependent protein deacetylase codes for MGVDSGLPDFRGDEGFWRAYPAYGHLGLSFVDLANPRWFLTDPDLAWGFYGHRLALYRRTVPHSGFARLREIASRLRHGAFVLTSNVDGQFQRAGFDESRVVECHGSIHHVQCTRECGRPLASADGLEIEVDPATFRATSPLPRCVCGALLRPAILMFGDGAWDDSRSSAQDLRLDAWLAGLDVAASELVVVECGAGTHVPTVRAFSERLVRATGGSLVRINAREPEVPRGAHVGLAMKARDALEAIAEGLARLGQ; via the coding sequence ATGGGGGTCGACTCGGGGCTCCCCGATTTTCGCGGCGACGAGGGCTTCTGGCGTGCCTATCCGGCGTACGGGCATCTCGGGCTCTCGTTCGTCGATCTCGCGAACCCCCGCTGGTTCTTGACGGATCCCGACCTCGCCTGGGGGTTCTACGGGCATCGCCTCGCCCTCTACCGGCGCACGGTCCCTCACTCCGGGTTCGCGCGACTGCGCGAGATCGCCTCTCGGCTCCGGCACGGGGCGTTCGTGCTCACCTCGAACGTCGACGGGCAGTTCCAACGAGCGGGCTTCGACGAGAGCCGCGTCGTCGAGTGCCACGGGAGCATCCATCACGTGCAATGTACACGTGAATGCGGACGACCCCTCGCCTCGGCCGACGGGCTCGAGATCGAGGTCGATCCCGCGACGTTCCGCGCGACGTCCCCCCTTCCGCGCTGTGTCTGCGGCGCCCTGCTTCGGCCCGCGATCCTCATGTTCGGCGACGGCGCGTGGGACGACTCCCGCTCGAGCGCGCAGGATCTTCGGCTCGACGCGTGGCTCGCCGGGCTCGACGTGGCCGCGTCCGAGCTGGTCGTCGTCGAGTGTGGCGCGGGCACCCACGTCCCCACGGTGCGGGCCTTCTCCGAAAGGCTCGTGCGCGCGACCGGAGGGAGCCTCGTGCGCATCAACGCACGCGAGCCCGAGGTCCCTCGCGGCGCTCACGTCGGTCTCGCGATGAAGGCGCGCGACGCCCTCGAGGCCATCGCCGAAGGCCTCGCGCGCCTGGGTCAGTAG